Proteins encoded by one window of Pseudomonas coleopterorum:
- a CDS encoding ABC transporter substrate-binding protein yields the protein MLKTAVIPFIVGAGLLASAPFAHAASNLVFCSEGSPAGFDPALYTSGTDFDASAETVFNRLSQFERGGTAVIPGLATSWDISEDALTYTFHLREGVKFHTTDYFKPSREFNADDVLFTFNRMIDKNMPFRKAYPTEFPYFTDMGMDENITNIEKLDDHTVRFTLKTVDAAFIQNMAMSFASIQSAEYAAQLLKQGKAADINQKPIGTGPFVFNRYQKDAQIRYKGNKDYWNPADVKIDNLIFAITTDASVRMQKLKKNECQVSVYPRPADLKPLKEDKNLQMPDQAGFNLGYIAYNVTHEPLGNLKVRQALDMAVNKQSIIEAVYQGAGQLAVNAMPPTQWSYDTSIKDAGYNVEEAKKLLKEAGVKEGTEITLWAMPVQRPYNPNAKLMAEMLQSDWAKVGIKAKIVSYEWGEYLKRAKAGETDAMLIGWSGDNGDPDNWLGTLYGCDAVNGNNFSKWCDKDYDQLIKTAKATPDQAKRTELYKQAQVRLKQQVPITPIAHSTVYQPMSAKVTDFKISPFGLNSFYGVGVKD from the coding sequence ATGCTCAAAACCGCGGTCATTCCGTTCATCGTCGGGGCCGGCCTGCTCGCCAGCGCCCCTTTCGCCCATGCTGCGAGCAACCTTGTATTCTGCTCTGAAGGCAGTCCGGCGGGTTTTGACCCGGCGCTGTATACCAGTGGTACGGATTTCGACGCTTCGGCAGAAACCGTCTTCAACCGTCTGAGCCAGTTCGAGCGTGGCGGCACCGCAGTCATCCCGGGGCTGGCTACCAGCTGGGACATCTCCGAAGACGCCCTGACCTACACCTTCCACCTGCGCGAAGGGGTCAAGTTCCACACCACCGACTACTTCAAGCCGTCCCGTGAATTCAACGCCGACGACGTGCTGTTCACTTTCAACCGCATGATCGACAAGAACATGCCGTTCCGCAAAGCCTATCCGACCGAGTTCCCGTACTTCACCGACATGGGCATGGACGAGAACATCACCAACATCGAGAAGCTCGACGATCACACCGTCCGCTTCACCTTGAAGACGGTCGACGCCGCGTTCATCCAGAACATGGCCATGAGCTTCGCTTCGATCCAGTCCGCCGAATACGCCGCCCAGTTGCTCAAGCAGGGCAAGGCCGCCGACATCAACCAGAAGCCGATCGGCACCGGCCCGTTCGTGTTCAATCGCTATCAGAAAGACGCGCAGATTCGCTACAAGGGCAACAAGGATTACTGGAACCCGGCTGACGTGAAGATCGACAACCTGATCTTCGCCATCACCACCGATGCATCCGTGCGCATGCAGAAGCTCAAGAAGAACGAATGCCAGGTCAGCGTCTATCCACGTCCGGCCGATCTCAAGCCGCTCAAGGAAGACAAGAACCTGCAGATGCCCGACCAGGCTGGCTTCAACCTGGGATACATCGCCTACAACGTGACCCACGAACCACTGGGCAACCTCAAGGTTCGCCAGGCGCTGGACATGGCGGTGAACAAGCAGAGCATCATCGAGGCCGTTTACCAGGGCGCCGGTCAATTGGCCGTCAACGCCATGCCGCCGACCCAATGGTCCTATGACACGAGCATCAAGGACGCCGGCTACAACGTGGAAGAGGCCAAGAAGCTGCTCAAGGAAGCCGGCGTCAAGGAAGGCACCGAGATCACCCTGTGGGCCATGCCGGTACAGCGTCCCTACAACCCCAACGCCAAGCTGATGGCCGAAATGCTGCAGTCGGACTGGGCCAAGGTGGGTATCAAGGCCAAGATCGTCAGCTACGAGTGGGGTGAATACCTCAAGCGCGCCAAGGCCGGCGAGACCGATGCCATGCTGATCGGCTGGAGCGGCGACAACGGTGACCCGGACAACTGGCTGGGCACCCTGTACGGTTGCGATGCGGTGAACGGCAACAACTTCTCCAAGTGGTGCGACAAGGACTACGACCAGTTGATCAAGACCGCCAAGGCCACGCCCGATCAGGCCAAGCGCACCGAGCTGTACAAACAGGCCCAGGTGCGCCTCAAGCAACAGGTGCCGATCACCCCGATCGCGCACTCCACGGTCTACCAGCCCATGAGCGCCAAGGTCACCGACTTCAAGATCAGCCCCTTTGGCTTGAACTCGTTCTATGGCGTGGGCGTGAAGGACTGA
- a CDS encoding ABC transporter substrate-binding protein, with amino-acid sequence MDIPAFKPLLLTAALCAGMPMAQAASTLVYCSEASPAGFDPSQYTSGTDFDASAETVFNRLTQFKRGGTEVEPGLATSWDVSPDGLTYTFHLREGVKFHTTDYFTPTRDFNADDVLFTFQRLLDPEHPFRKAYPSESPYFTDMGLNTNIKSVSKQDPHTVVFTLNTVDAAFVQNLAMSFASVQSAEYADQLLKQGKAADINQKPIGTGPFVFKRYQKDSQIRYTANKAYWKPEDVKLDNLIFSISTDAAVRLQKLKAGECQVSGYPRPADIDVMKQDPNLRVLSQPGFNLGFLAYNVTHPPLDQLKVRQALDMAIDKPAIIKAVYQSAGQLAQNALPPAQWSYDTRIKDAPYDITKARALLKEAGIKEGTTIDLWAMTVQRASNPNARMSAQMIQNDWAKIGIKANIVSYEWGEYIKRAKNGEHDTMIYGWTGDNGDPDNWLGVLYSCAAVKGSNYAKWCDPAYDKLIQQAKLSSDRDERVKLYQQAQAILKQQVPITPIANSTVFQPMRKEVQDFRISPFGLTPFYGVSLSQ; translated from the coding sequence ATGGATATCCCCGCCTTCAAGCCCCTGCTCCTTACCGCCGCCCTGTGCGCCGGGATGCCCATGGCCCAGGCCGCGAGTACGCTGGTGTACTGCTCCGAAGCCAGCCCTGCCGGTTTCGATCCCAGCCAGTACACCAGTGGTACCGATTTCGACGCCTCGGCGGAAACCGTCTTCAATCGCCTGACCCAGTTCAAGCGCGGCGGCACCGAAGTCGAACCGGGGCTGGCCACTTCCTGGGACGTCTCCCCGGACGGCTTGACCTACACCTTTCACCTGCGCGAAGGCGTCAAGTTCCACACCACCGACTACTTCACGCCCACCCGCGATTTCAACGCGGACGACGTGCTGTTCACCTTCCAGCGCCTGCTCGACCCCGAGCATCCATTCCGCAAGGCCTACCCTTCGGAATCGCCCTATTTCACCGACATGGGCCTGAACACCAACATCAAGTCGGTCAGCAAACAAGACCCGCATACCGTGGTCTTCACGCTGAACACGGTCGACGCCGCCTTTGTGCAGAACCTGGCGATGAGTTTCGCTTCGGTGCAGTCCGCCGAATACGCCGACCAGTTGCTCAAGCAGGGCAAGGCCGCCGACATCAACCAGAAACCCATCGGCACCGGCCCGTTCGTGTTCAAGCGCTACCAGAAGGATTCGCAGATCCGCTACACCGCCAACAAGGCGTACTGGAAACCCGAGGACGTCAAGCTCGACAACCTGATCTTCTCCATCAGTACCGATGCTGCGGTGCGCCTGCAGAAGCTGAAGGCTGGCGAATGCCAGGTCAGCGGCTATCCACGGCCGGCCGACATCGACGTGATGAAACAGGACCCCAACCTGCGCGTGCTCAGCCAGCCGGGCTTCAACCTGGGTTTCCTGGCCTACAACGTGACCCATCCGCCGCTCGACCAGCTCAAGGTGCGTCAGGCCCTGGACATGGCGATCGACAAGCCGGCCATCATCAAGGCGGTGTATCAGAGCGCCGGTCAGTTGGCGCAGAACGCCCTGCCCCCTGCGCAATGGTCGTATGACACCCGAATCAAGGACGCGCCCTACGACATTACCAAGGCCCGCGCCCTGCTCAAGGAAGCCGGAATAAAAGAGGGCACGACCATCGACCTGTGGGCCATGACGGTGCAGCGTGCGTCCAACCCCAATGCGCGCATGTCGGCGCAGATGATCCAGAACGACTGGGCCAAGATCGGCATCAAGGCCAACATCGTCAGTTATGAATGGGGCGAGTACATCAAGCGCGCCAAGAATGGCGAGCACGACACCATGATCTACGGGTGGACCGGCGACAATGGCGATCCGGACAACTGGCTCGGCGTGCTCTACAGCTGCGCGGCGGTCAAGGGCAGCAACTACGCCAAATGGTGCGATCCAGCCTACGACAAGCTCATCCAGCAGGCCAAACTGAGCAGCGATCGCGATGAACGCGTGAAGCTGTACCAGCAGGCGCAGGCCATACTCAAGCAACAGGTGCCGATCACCCCGATCGCCAACTCCACGGTCTTCCAACCCATGCGCAAGGAAGTCCAGGATTTCCGCATCAGCCCCTTCGGCCTGACGCCTTTCTATGGTGTCAGCCTTTCGCAGTGA
- a CDS encoding ABC transporter substrate-binding protein: MRHTQLCSAMLALGLLGQVGLSQAANSLVYCSEGSPAGFDIAQYTSGTDNDAAQPIYNRLTEFEKGGTSVIPALATKWDISEDGLTYTFHLREGVKFHSNEAFKPTRDFNADDVLFTFNRMLDPNQPFRKAYPTEFPYFVSMSLDKNIAKVEKTDDHTVVFTLNAVDAAFVQNIAMNFASILSAEYAEQLLKSGNMRDINQKPIGTGPFAFQRYQKDSQIRYKANPQYWDMSQVKVDQLIFAINTDASVRMQKLKKNECQVTAYPRPADLAGLKADPKLKVMEQAGYNLGYITYNVRHKPFDQLEMRQAMDMAVNKDAILKAVYQGAGQKAVNAMPPTQWSYDESIKDAPFDPEKAKQMLQAAGVKEGTEITLWAMPVQRPYNPNAKLMAEMLQADWGKIGLKVKIVSYEWGEYLDRTKRGEHDVSLIGWTGDNGDPDNWLGTLYSCDAIGSNNYSMWCNQDYDKLVQQAKRVTDREERSVLYRQAQQLLKQQVPITPIAHSTVNQPVSAKVEGFKVSPFGRNDFGGVSLRD; this comes from the coding sequence ATGCGACATACCCAGCTTTGCTCCGCCATGCTTGCTCTGGGCCTGCTCGGCCAGGTCGGCCTCAGCCAGGCCGCCAACAGCCTGGTGTACTGCTCCGAAGGCAGCCCCGCCGGCTTCGACATCGCCCAGTACACGAGCGGCACCGACAACGACGCTGCGCAACCGATCTACAACCGCCTGACTGAATTCGAAAAAGGCGGCACCAGTGTCATTCCCGCGCTGGCCACCAAGTGGGACATCTCCGAAGACGGCCTGACCTACACCTTCCACCTGCGCGAAGGGGTCAAGTTCCACAGCAACGAAGCGTTCAAGCCGACCCGTGACTTCAACGCCGACGATGTGCTGTTCACCTTCAATCGCATGCTCGATCCCAATCAGCCGTTTCGCAAGGCGTACCCGACCGAGTTCCCGTACTTCGTCAGCATGAGCCTGGACAAGAACATCGCCAAGGTCGAGAAAACCGACGACCACACCGTGGTGTTCACCCTCAACGCCGTAGACGCCGCGTTCGTGCAGAACATCGCCATGAACTTCGCGTCCATCCTGTCCGCCGAGTACGCCGAGCAGCTGCTCAAGAGCGGCAACATGCGCGACATCAACCAGAAGCCGATCGGCACCGGTCCGTTCGCCTTCCAGCGTTACCAGAAAGACTCGCAGATCCGCTACAAGGCCAACCCGCAGTACTGGGACATGAGCCAGGTAAAGGTCGACCAACTGATCTTCGCCATCAACACCGACGCATCGGTGCGCATGCAGAAGCTCAAGAAGAACGAGTGCCAGGTCACCGCCTACCCACGCCCTGCCGACCTCGCGGGCCTCAAGGCCGACCCCAAGCTCAAGGTCATGGAGCAGGCCGGCTACAACCTGGGCTACATCACCTACAACGTGCGTCACAAGCCGTTCGACCAGCTGGAAATGCGCCAGGCCATGGACATGGCGGTGAACAAGGACGCCATTCTCAAGGCCGTCTACCAGGGCGCCGGGCAGAAGGCCGTCAACGCCATGCCGCCGACCCAGTGGTCCTACGACGAGAGCATCAAGGACGCGCCCTTCGATCCGGAGAAAGCCAAGCAGATGCTGCAGGCCGCCGGCGTCAAGGAAGGCACCGAGATCACACTGTGGGCCATGCCCGTGCAGCGCCCCTACAACCCCAACGCCAAGCTGATGGCTGAAATGCTGCAGGCCGACTGGGGCAAGATCGGCCTCAAGGTCAAGATCGTCAGCTACGAGTGGGGCGAGTACCTGGACCGCACCAAACGCGGCGAACACGACGTCTCGCTGATTGGCTGGACCGGCGACAACGGCGACCCGGACAACTGGCTGGGCACGCTGTACAGCTGCGACGCCATCGGCAGCAACAACTACTCGATGTGGTGCAACCAGGACTACGACAAGCTGGTCCAGCAAGCCAAGCGCGTCACCGACCGCGAAGAGCGCAGCGTGCTCTATCGTCAGGCCCAGCAGTTGCTCAAGCAACAGGTGCCGATCACCCCGATCGCCCACTCCACCGTCAACCAGCCGGTCAGCGCCAAGGTTGAAGGTTTCAAGGTCAGCCCGTTCGGGCGTAACGACTTTGGCGGCGTGAGTCTGCGCGACTAG
- a CDS encoding OprD family porin — translation MKITKRAVFTLSLSGFAPLVLADEASQAFIPLTVKTSSAQDEAKGFIEDSSLTGSTRNWFAKEKGKRGLTWGINKGDGVTERTGSRDTWVQGTIVNYTSGFTQGTVGFSTEVAAYNTVALEQGKGRVAGGGNRTLTDHDGDVVDQWTKAGLANLKARVSNTVLTAGRQSMNTPVLAFIGNRALPSSFEGVSLHSAEFDNLDFDLGTFSRVSPRTEQSLSKFRTEYGDGTTTDQVNIFGLNYQPLKSLTTSLYASNVKDVWNQYYFGASHELGDASVLGLTTGFNYYKTKDAGSSKMGAIDNDTYSLSLTATHKAHSLTLAFQEVNGNEYFDYLHETNAIFLANSLFSDYNGPNEKSFQIGYGLDMAGYGVPGLKFSVYTARGWGIDGTHYKGGGYDGIQAQDGEKHYEYGFGTSYAVQGGPLKASTIRATYSAHRASANQVDGSLNELRIVTTIPFQIL, via the coding sequence TTGAAAATTACCAAGAGAGCAGTCTTCACCTTGTCGTTGAGCGGGTTCGCCCCCCTGGTCCTGGCCGATGAAGCCAGCCAGGCGTTCATCCCGCTTACCGTCAAGACCAGCAGCGCACAGGATGAGGCCAAGGGCTTCATCGAGGACTCGAGCCTGACCGGCTCGACCCGCAACTGGTTCGCCAAGGAGAAGGGCAAGCGTGGCCTGACCTGGGGCATCAACAAGGGCGATGGCGTGACCGAACGCACCGGCAGCCGCGACACCTGGGTTCAGGGCACCATCGTCAACTACACCTCGGGCTTCACTCAGGGCACCGTGGGGTTCAGTACCGAAGTGGCGGCCTACAACACCGTGGCGCTGGAGCAGGGCAAAGGTCGCGTGGCCGGCGGGGGGAACCGCACACTGACCGATCACGATGGCGACGTGGTCGACCAGTGGACCAAGGCGGGCCTGGCCAACCTCAAGGCGCGGGTGTCCAACACCGTGCTGACCGCCGGGCGCCAATCGATGAACACGCCGGTACTGGCCTTCATCGGCAACCGTGCCCTGCCCTCCAGCTTCGAGGGTGTCAGCCTGCACAGCGCCGAGTTCGACAACCTCGACTTCGACCTGGGCACGTTCAGCCGCGTCTCGCCGCGAACCGAACAGAGCCTGAGCAAGTTCAGGACCGAGTACGGCGACGGCACCACCACCGACCAGGTCAACATCTTCGGCCTCAACTACCAGCCGCTGAAAAGCCTGACCACCAGCCTGTACGCGTCCAACGTCAAGGATGTGTGGAACCAGTACTACTTCGGTGCCTCCCATGAACTGGGCGATGCCTCGGTGCTGGGCCTGACCACCGGTTTCAACTACTACAAGACCAAGGATGCCGGCAGCTCGAAAATGGGCGCCATCGACAACGACACCTACAGCCTGTCGTTGACCGCCACGCACAAGGCGCACAGCCTGACCCTGGCCTTCCAGGAAGTGAACGGCAACGAATACTTCGACTACCTGCACGAGACCAACGCCATTTTCCTGGCCAACTCGCTGTTTTCCGACTACAACGGCCCGAACGAAAAATCGTTCCAGATCGGTTACGGGCTGGACATGGCCGGCTATGGCGTACCCGGCCTCAAGTTCAGCGTCTACACCGCGCGCGGCTGGGGTATCGATGGCACGCACTACAAGGGCGGCGGCTATGATGGCATCCAGGCCCAGGACGGCGAGAAGCATTACGAGTACGGCTTCGGCACCTCGTATGCCGTGCAGGGCGGGCCGTTGAAGGCCAGCACCATCCGCGCGACCTACAGTGCCCACCGCGCCAGCGCCAATCAGGTCGATGGCAGCCTCAACGAGCTGCGCATCGTCACCACCATTCCGTTCCAGATTCTTTGA